In one Aedes albopictus strain Foshan unplaced genomic scaffold, AalbF5 HiC_scaffold_219, whole genome shotgun sequence genomic region, the following are encoded:
- the LOC134284502 gene encoding calcium-binding protein E63-1-like, whose translation FIFNYLILPSLPGSGLIDETEFLQWVARIQALKEESNTSSSGSSSSNSTTQAADDDLTQDLVAAFRVFDRDGNGYITRDELKSAMDMIGENVTEYQLNEMLELADADKDGRINYEGRYLRLDLVKQSVVAVMVVV comes from the exons TTCATCTTCAACTATCTTATCCTTCCTTCTCTTCCAGGCAGCGGACTGATAGACGAAACCGAGTTCCTCCAGTGGGTGGCCCGCATCCAAGCGCTCAAGGAAGAAAGCAATACCAGCAGCAGTGGCAGCAGTAGTAGCAATAGTACCACCCAGGCAGCCGACGATGATCTCACACAGGACCTGGTTGCGGCCTTCAG GGTATTTGACCGCGACGGCAACGGATACATCACCCGGGACGAGCTCAAATCGGCGATGGACATGATCGGCGAGAACGTGACGGAGTACCAGCTGAACGAGATGCTGGAACTGGCGGACGCCGACAAAGACGGTCGGATCAACTACGAAGGTAGGTACCTTCGGTTGGATTTGGTGAAACAAAGTGTGGTTGCGGTGATGGTGGTGGTATAA